The following nucleotide sequence is from Mesorhizobium sp. J8.
TTTCGCGGGCACGGGCGTCGGTGTCGACGATTCCGAGCAACTGATGGAAATGCGGTTTCTCGCCGCCGGCTACGGCAGTTCGCAGCCGCCTCTATACACCTGGCTGGCGATGCTCGCGGCCACTGTGGTCGGAACGAGCGTCCTTGCCCTCAAGATCGTCAAATACGGCTTGCTGGCCGCGGGGCTGGCCGCGTATTTCACCGCCATACGCCGCCTCGGCTACTCGAACCGCGCCGCTGCCGCCGGCATGTTCGGCCTGCTTCTGTTTCCCCAGGTCTTCTGGGAGATGCAGCACGCCCTCACCCACTCGATCGCCATATTCTGCTTCACGTCGGTGCTGCTTCTGGCCCTGGTCGAGGTCGAGAAGCGCCGATCGGCCACCGCCTATGCGTTTTTCGGCCTGGCGACGGCGGCCGCGATGTTGTCGAAATACAATATCGTCATCTTCCTTGCGGCCCTGTTCCTGGCGTCTCTCTCGGTCCGCGAAACGCGCGAGGCGATCTTCGACCGCCGTTTCGCAATCAGCGTGATAGTGGCGGTCCTGGCCTGTCTGCCCACGCTTTACTGGAGCCTGACCCATCCGGAAGATCTGCTCGCGCACCAAGGGGGCCTGGGCGTCGCCGAAGGCGGCAGTGTTGCAAGAACGGCACTTCTCGGCATCCGTAGACTGGCGAACGCGATCGTCAATTTCGCTGGATTGCCGATCGTGATTTTCGCCGTCGCCTACGGGCTGGCGATGAGAAAGCGGACGGAGCTGCCTCAACCGGTAAGGTGGCCGGAAAAGCTGTTGTGGCGAGCGATCGTGCTGGGTCTTGTGGTCATGGTGACGGTGGTGTTGGCGGCCGGCATCACCCAGTTTCGCGACCGCTGGATGCTGCCCATCTTCATCCTCCTGCCCGCGGCCCTGGCCATGCGCTTCGAGGCCATGGGCCAGAGGGGCCGAAAGATGCAAGCCACCATCGTCTTCGTCGGTGCGCTCCTTGCCGTCCTTGTGCTGCCGCTGAGCTGGTACATGCACCTTCAGGGCGGCGACAACCGCGGCAGCATCGTGCGGCTGGACTACCGGTCGCTTTACGACCAGATCAACGCCGACGGACCCGTCAAGACCGTGGTCTCGAGCTGGTTCTGGGTCGGCAATCTGCGCCTGGTCGATGCCGATCTGATCGCGCTCGATGACGAGACGCCGGACTTCGCCCGCTCGATCCGAGAACCGGCAGTGCTCGTCCTGACCGACGACAGGGAATCGTCCTCGGAAGTCTTCGAGGAGCTGGCGAGAGCCGGCTACGCGATGGACACCGTCCATCGCACGATCGAGGTGCCGCAGGCGCTCGGCTTCCCGCCGCGCAAGGTCACGATCACCAAATTGCACAAGAAGACTGCGC
It contains:
- a CDS encoding ArnT family glycosyltransferase; the encoded protein is MVETPLPAHQHEKTTPLRQLEKWTDWLCDGRVGPFSAAIASVLVYCLTQIVAMTLLSHFAGTGVGVDDSEQLMEMRFLAAGYGSSQPPLYTWLAMLAATVVGTSVLALKIVKYGLLAAGLAAYFTAIRRLGYSNRAAAAGMFGLLLFPQVFWEMQHALTHSIAIFCFTSVLLLALVEVEKRRSATAYAFFGLATAAAMLSKYNIVIFLAALFLASLSVRETREAIFDRRFAISVIVAVLACLPTLYWSLTHPEDLLAHQGGLGVAEGGSVARTALLGIRRLANAIVNFAGLPIVIFAVAYGLAMRKRTELPQPVRWPEKLLWRAIVLGLVVMVTVVLAAGITQFRDRWMLPIFILLPAALAMRFEAMGQRGRKMQATIVFVGALLAVLVLPLSWYMHLQGGDNRGSIVRLDYRSLYDQINADGPVKTVVSSWFWVGNLRLVDADLIALDDETPDFARSIREPAVLVLTDDRESSSEVFEELARAGYAMDTVHRTIEVPQALGFPPRKVTITKLHKKTAP